A stretch of DNA from Cytobacillus luteolus:
AAAAAATGAAATCTTTCAGTGAGTGGGAGCCATCCCTTATAAAACCAGAATGCATACCAAGCTGAGAGAGATAGGTTTAGAACATGTAAAAAAACAAATACCTTTTCTCGCCTCCATGCCTTCTGCAAAATAACAGCATATAATGCAAGAATGGTTACCGGTAAAATGACCAAGCCATGTACAGTCATAACATGGGTGTGTCCTAGTACATAATTTTTAAAGGTTAGCTTTAAAGAATGTATAAAGGTTAATCTAGCATGAAAATATTCATCACGACTATTAGGCTCATGATCAAAGATAAAGGAATACACAAGTCGATATTCTACTAATAGAAACATAAGCGTCATAAAGATAATGGCTATTAAAAATCGACCATTCATCCCTTTTCCTCGGAGCACATCTACTAACCAGAAGATTCCCATCGCTGAAAGAAAAAAGAAAAATCCTAATACAATACTTGAGAACAAAGGGAGGAGAGCTAGTACTATCCAATTAGTCCAGGCTCGTTCCCCGTTTCGAATATTTAATAATGCCCAAAGCGCAAGTGGCATTCCAAGTGTGCTTAACATTCCCGAGGGCCAAAAGGGAGTTAAAGCAAAGGCAAGTGAAACCCCAATTCGAATCCAACTATATCTTTCACCCTGCACAAAGTGTTTCTTTAATAATAAGTACATGCCAATAAAAGCAAGAATTCGTGTGATTGTTTGACTAAGTGCATACGCTAACATGGAGGGAAATAAAGCATGCAGCCATACAATCACACTGTACTCTGTTCCAAATGCATTTCTTGAAAGATTTCCATTGATGATTTGTGGTATGACCGTATTAACCGGTCCAAATATTTCTCCGCTTTCCTTTAAAACCTTATACCATGCGATATTCGAATCTAGGTTATCATGAACCCGTAAATGGGCATCTTCACCAAGAATATAGTAGGGTGATACAAAGAGAAACAATACTACAATAGCAAGAAAGAAAAGTTTTCTTTCTAATGAATTCGTTCGCAATAGATGAAACATTTTATCCCCCCAATATGGTTAAATATTGGTCAGCGTTTAAAGCGATTAAATTTATTACCTATCGGATGCGACCTCTAGTGCGTTAACAACATCAATAAGCCCTTCTCCGAAGTAAATATCCTTCCCTCTATCTCCAAGGTCGACAGTGGTTTTTTTGATAATTTCCATTACTTCTGTATTACGTAACTCAGGATTAATAGACCGAATTAATCCTGCTAAAGCCGATACGTGAGGGGCAGCCATCGATGTACCAGACAAGGCTGCATACTGCTTATTAAAATAAGTGCTAGCAATTTGTACTCCTGGAGCAGATACATCAATGTAGTCTCCGTAGTTTGAGAAATTGGCACGATCACCGTAATAATCAACTGCTGCTACACTAAGTACTTGTGGATATGCAGCTGGAAAGCTAGGCTGGCTCGTATTGTCGTTACCAGAGGCAGCAATTAAGACAACATCTTTTTTAAAGGCATAATCTATAGCATCTTTTAACATATCTGAATGTTGATAATTTCCGAGACTTAAATTGATAACCTCTGCACCTTGATTGGTTGCCCAAATAATTCCTTTTGCAATATCAAAAGTTGAACCATACCCTTCTTCACCCATGACTTTTATGGGGATAATGGGGTTATACCAGGTTAACCCGGCGATGCCTTCATGATTATTTACTTTGGATGCAATAATTCCGGCTACATGTGTACCATGACCATTATCATCATCTGCATCATTTGAATCTGTTAGGGCATTATAGCCATCGGTTAAACGTTCTACTAAATCTGGATGTTCAAGGTCTACACCTGTATCAACCACGGCTATTTTAACAGCCTCATTCCCCTGAGTAATTTCCCAGCCTGCTTCTGCTTCAATTAATGGCAAATTCCATTGGTATCTTTGGTAATAGATATCATTTGGAGTTGTTTCATTTTGCATCATGATGTAGTTCGGCTCTGCATAAGCAACATTATCGATTGGTGCAAAAAACTGAATAAGATCTACTGTTGTTTCACTTTCTGATTCAAAGGTGAAAATTGAATCAAACTTTTTTAGCACTTGACCATTAATAGCTGTTAAATAAGTATTAAGTTGATCTTCAGAAATATCTTCACGGAACTTAACAATGATTTGATTTTCATAAAAATGACTCGTTTCGTTTGGATTGTGGTGAACGTGTGTTACCTTAGGGCTATTATCTAAACGTTGGACAATTTCCTCTCCAATTTGTAGAGAATTAACTGTAAAAATTTTAGAATGACCTTGTTTTGTATCATCGCTTGAGTGTTTAAGGATTTCATCATCCTTCTGATATAAACTTTGAATTTTTTGTACGGTTGGCCCCTGATGAATATTTTCACTGTTATTCTGACCACCAAAAGGTGTCATCACTGATATAAGAAACAAAGCAATAAATAGAGGGAGTATCAACCAAGCAAATCTTCTTTCCTTCATTTTAAAAAACACCTCGTGTAATTTTAATCAATATGTAAAGCATTTGCATATATGGTAGATTTCATGCGGATTTAGAAAAACATTCTAAAAATGTTAACTTCACTAATGGTTTACCAATTAATCTTATTTATGATTTAGAGGATTTTAGCAAACACTAAATTCTATCCTAAATATGAAAGGAAGATTATTGATATATGAAGCATCTTAAGGCTTTAGGAATAAAGTTTATATTTACTTCAATTATTCTCTTATCCGTTTTTGGGATCTATTATAATTCAACTGTCTTAGAAATCCTCATGATAAGTGCACTTGTAACAGGCGTAGCCTATGTAATTGGTGATTTATTCATTCTTCCGAGACTAGGAAATATGGTTGCATCATTAGCTGACATGGGGCTTGCCTTTTTGTCAATATGGGGTTTAAGCTTACTGTTTATTAATCCCCCAGATCGACTTGCTCTGGCTTCTTTATTCGCGGCTGTATTTATCATGTTAGCTGAGGCTCTCTTTCATGCTTACATGGAGAATAAGGTCTTAGATCAAGGTCGAAATAACATGACATTTAATATGACAAGCTTCCAGAATAAATTTCAAACAGAACTTGCAGAGGAGCATGATATTCAAAATCTAAATAAAAGAGAGAAATAACAATTGGCAAAGCAGCATACAGAAGATATGCTGCTTTTTTTACTGCAATAAAAAAAATCTTGCATAATTACCTAACATTTCATGGAATAACTAACACAAGGACCCGTTTGGATGAAAAGCTTGAAGGGCTAAAGACATTAATTCGAAATAAAAGGGTGAATGGTGATGATACATGTTTAGCTTATTTAGAAAAACAGAGCCAAAAAAACCAAAATTAGTCGAAGCAATTGTAACAGCCTTTCAAAAACAAGGTGATTTTCTTGTTTACTTCAATGAACAAGCCATTACACCTTATTGGATCTGCTATCAAAAAAATTTAATAGATGCAAAGAAAATTCACGAATACGTATTGCCTAATATTAATAAACCAACTCTAGAATCAATAAAAGAAATAAAAGAGTCAGTCCCTATTGAAGATATTATTCTGACAAAAGACATTGAAGAAATTAAAACAAAGCTACTTTCTGGTTATCTAATGGTTCAACTTCATCGAAAAGATGAGATTTGTGCCTTGATAAGAGCTCCATTAGATAATAATAGGAGTGTTTCTCCACCAGAAGTAGAATTTAGTGTGGTTGGACCAAAGGAAGCTTTTGTAGAATCTCTAGATACTAACTTAAACCTAGTAAGAAAGAGACTTCCGATTATTGATTTGAAGGTGAAAGAAGTAACTATAGGAGAACTATCTAAAACGCGAATTTCAGTATTATATGTGGACGGCATTGCAGATAAAACGAACGTAAGAACTGTACTGCAAAGACTTAAGGATATTGAATTTGATCAACTGGTTGATAGTTCCTATGTTGCACAGATTATTGCAGATAATCAAATGTCTCCTTTTCCTCAGTTATTAGATACAGAAAGGCCAGACCGTGTCGCTGCAGTTTTATCAGAAGGAAAGACGGTTGTATTCGTAGATGGGTCACCGCATGCTTTAATTGGACCAACTACATTAGTAGAGTTTTTCTCATCTTTTGAGGATTATTTTCTAAATTGGTATGTTGCAACCTTCTTAAGGCTCCTTCGATTTTTCGCGGTTATCTTCTCTATTTTAGTTACTCCAATATATGTGGCTGTACTAACCTTCCATTATGAACTTGTCCCTCGTGAACTAATGGGGAATTTGATCACTTCAAGAAGGGTTGTTCCATTACCACCTATCTTAGAAGCTATCTTTTTGGAATTAACCATCGAGCTACTTAGAGAAGCTGGGGCCAGATTGCCAACAAAGGTTGGCCAGACGATTGGTATCGTTGGAGGGATTGTAATTGGAACTGCAGCGGTTGAGGCTGGTTTAACTAGTAATGTTTTATTAATCATAGTTGCACTCTCAGCGTTAGCATCATTCACGACACCCGTCTATAACATGAGTAATACCATTCGTGTCATTCGCTTTCCTTTTTTACTTTTTGCACAACTTTGGGGGTTATTAGGAGTGGTATATGCTTTTTGC
This window harbors:
- a CDS encoding S8 family peptidase; the encoded protein is MKERRFAWLILPLFIALFLISVMTPFGGQNNSENIHQGPTVQKIQSLYQKDDEILKHSSDDTKQGHSKIFTVNSLQIGEEIVQRLDNSPKVTHVHHNPNETSHFYENQIIVKFREDISEDQLNTYLTAINGQVLKKFDSIFTFESESETTVDLIQFFAPIDNVAYAEPNYIMMQNETTPNDIYYQRYQWNLPLIEAEAGWEITQGNEAVKIAVVDTGVDLEHPDLVERLTDGYNALTDSNDADDDNGHGTHVAGIIASKVNNHEGIAGLTWYNPIIPIKVMGEEGYGSTFDIAKGIIWATNQGAEVINLSLGNYQHSDMLKDAIDYAFKKDVVLIAASGNDNTSQPSFPAAYPQVLSVAAVDYYGDRANFSNYGDYIDVSAPGVQIASTYFNKQYAALSGTSMAAPHVSALAGLIRSINPELRNTEVMEIIKKTTVDLGDRGKDIYFGEGLIDVVNALEVASDR
- a CDS encoding YndM family protein gives rise to the protein MKHLKALGIKFIFTSIILLSVFGIYYNSTVLEILMISALVTGVAYVIGDLFILPRLGNMVASLADMGLAFLSIWGLSLLFINPPDRLALASLFAAVFIMLAEALFHAYMENKVLDQGRNNMTFNMTSFQNKFQTELAEEHDIQNLNKREK
- a CDS encoding spore germination protein; protein product: MFSLFRKTEPKKPKLVEAIVTAFQKQGDFLVYFNEQAITPYWICYQKNLIDAKKIHEYVLPNINKPTLESIKEIKESVPIEDIILTKDIEEIKTKLLSGYLMVQLHRKDEICALIRAPLDNNRSVSPPEVEFSVVGPKEAFVESLDTNLNLVRKRLPIIDLKVKEVTIGELSKTRISVLYVDGIADKTNVRTVLQRLKDIEFDQLVDSSYVAQIIADNQMSPFPQLLDTERPDRVAAVLSEGKTVVFVDGSPHALIGPTTLVEFFSSFEDYFLNWYVATFLRLLRFFAVIFSILVTPIYVAVLTFHYELVPRELMGNLITSRRVVPLPPILEAIFLELTIELLREAGARLPTKVGQTIGIVGGIVIGTAAVEAGLTSNVLLIIVALSALASFTTPVYNMSNTIRVIRFPFLLFAQLWGLLGVVYAFCLLLTHLLRLTSLGRPFLEPIYPLRIQDLKDAQVRLPFSSLAKRPQFLRSTNPTRFNKKNAQLKKDIDE
- a CDS encoding DUF6044 family protein, with the translated sequence MFHLLRTNSLERKLFFLAIVVLFLFVSPYYILGEDAHLRVHDNLDSNIAWYKVLKESGEIFGPVNTVIPQIINGNLSRNAFGTEYSVIVWLHALFPSMLAYALSQTITRILAFIGMYLLLKKHFVQGERYSWIRIGVSLAFALTPFWPSGMLSTLGMPLALWALLNIRNGERAWTNWIVLALLPLFSSIVLGFFFFLSAMGIFWLVDVLRGKGMNGRFLIAIIFMTLMFLLVEYRLVYSFIFDHEPNSRDEYFHARLTFIHSLKLTFKNYVLGHTHVMTVHGLVILPVTILALYAVILQKAWRREKVFVFLHVLNLSLSAWYAFWFYKGWLPLTERFHFLDTFNFARYHFLRPLVIYTLFAISLKILWDYGSRLNSRRNWWIHACIFFIVSQVLVLTAFNEEIVHRKKPSFKEFYAEKQFEEIKTYIGMPPEDYRVVSIGIHPAIAQYNGFYTLDTYNNFYPLTYKYQFRQIIENELEKDKKLKQYFDEWGGRCYIFIDEVGKHYMFKKKTKKEITKMELNLKPFYEMGGSYVLSAIPINNAAENGLILEKVFESNESAWKIHLYSTSYAP